AAGGAGTATTTTTTGGCTCTCTTCTGAGTGCAAATTAACCAATTCGAGTACGCCATTATTTTTATCCTCTTCTTTCAAATTTTTAGCTCGAAGTTAGGATTAATCTGAATGGTTGTTTACAAGTCCTTCCTGTCTATCCATATTTCCATTTTAAGCGAAGCGCAAATTTACAAATATTTAAAAATAACGCAACCGCAAATAGCAAAACGCATTTGACGGATGACGCACAGCGACTAGAGTTATTACTCGAACGACGAGTGATACGGAATATTTTCGTATCGTACTGACATAACCAATATATGACTATGAGGTTTAATATGGCAGAGCATCGTGGTTGTTCCGGTAATTTCGCTGAAGACCGTGAAAAAGCATCAGAAGCTGGACGTAAAGGTGGCCAGCATAGCGGTGGGAACTTTAAAAACGATCCGCAACGCGCTTCTGAAGCGGGTAAGAAAGGAGGACAGAACAGTCACGGCGGAGGCCGTAAATCTGATAACTCCTGATCTTATTTAATACTCTTTTAATAAAACCAGAGAGCATGCTGCGGGCTGAAAAGCTCGCAGTACCCTTTCCTTATTTTACCGGAGCGTAATTATTATGAATATGAAAAGCGTCGAGGATGTCTTTATTCATCTTCTCTCGGATACCTACAGCGCAGAAAAGCAGCTTACCCGTGCGTTAAGCAAACTTGCCCGCGCCGCCTCCAGCGAGAAGCTGAGCGCCGCTTTTACCGCACACCTTGAGGAGACGCAGGGTCAGATCGAACGTATCGACCAGATCGTCGAGCAGGAAGACGGTATCAAGCTTAAGCGCATGAAGTGCGTGGCGATGGAAGGCTTAATTGAAGAAGCCAACGAAGTCATCGAAAGCACGGAAAAAAATGAAGTACGTGATGCCGCACTTATTGCCGCCGCGCAAAAAGTCGAACATTACGAAATTGCCAGCTACGGTACCCTTGCAACACTAGCTGAACAACTGGGCTATAAAAAAGCCGTTAAGCTTCTTGCCGAAACGCTGGAAGAAGAAAAAGAGACCGACCTTAAACTCACCGACCTGGCCGTAGGAAATATTAACCAAAAAGCGCAGAAATGACGCAATAATACAGGTTAAATAAAATGAGCATCAGTCCCAGGACAATTAAACGGTGCCATTTAGCGGCAGCCATAATATGGTTCATTCTCGCCATCCCTTCCGTAATATGGTGGAAGAACAGCGTGCTATGGGTCATTATCATCAGCATTTACGCCAATATTGTCGGCCATTTATCTGGCTACAGTGCCGCGCGTGCCGATCAGGCTGCTGAAAGTGAGACCAAATAAGCGAACCCCTAATGAGGATACAATGATGAATCACGTAGAACACTACCATGACTGGCTACGCGATGCCCATGCGATGGAAAAGCAAGCCGAATCTATGCTGGAATCCATGGCCAGCCGTATCGATAATTATCCTGATGTTCGCGCCCGAATTGAGCAGCATATTAATGAGACAAAACGGCAAATTACATTGCTGGAAGAAATCCTCGACCGTAATGATATTTCTCGTTCGGTTTTAAAAGATTCGATGAGCAAAATGGCGGCGCTCGGCCAGTCCATCGGCGGCATGTTCCCGTCTGATGAGATCGTGAAGGGTTCGATCAGCGGCTATGTTTTCGAACAGTTTGAAATAGCCTGTTATACCTCCCTGCTCGCGGCGGCGAAGAAAGCAGGCGACACGGCCTCGGTACCTGCCATCGAGACGATTCTGGCGGAAGAACGAGAAATGGCCGACTGGCTGATTCGCCATATTCCGCAGACCACGGAACAGTTCCTGCTGCGTTCAGACGCATCGGGCGTCGAAGCAAAAAAATAATCAGGGAGAATCGCCATGTTCCGACACGTCAAACAGCTGCAATACACGGTTCGCGTTGCCGAACCGAACCCAGGCCTCGCCAACCTTTTACTGGAACAGTTCGGTGGGCCTCAGGGCGAACTGGCTGCCGCCTGCCGGTACTTTACGCAAGGATTGAGCGATGACGATCCGGGCCGTAAAGATATGCTGATGGATATCGCGACCGAGGAGCTAAGCCACCTCGAAATCATCGGTACCCTAGTCGGCATGCTGAATAAAGGTGCCAAAGGCGCGCTGGCGGAAGGGGTGGAAAACGAGGCCGAGCTGTATCGCTCCATGACCGAAAACGGCAATGACAGCCACATCACCTCCCTGCTCTACGGTGGCGGCACCCCGCTCACTAACTCGGCGGGCGTGCCCTGGACGGCGGCCTACGTCGACACCATCGGCGAACCGACGGCGGACCTGCGCTCAAACGTGGCAGCAGAGGCCAGAGCGAAAATCATCTATGAACGGCTGATCAACGTGACCGACGATCCCGGCGTAAAGGATGCGCTGGCGTTTCTGATGACGCGCGAGGCGGCGCACCAGCTCTCCTTTGAGAAGGCGCTGCAGTCCATCCGTAATAATTTCCCACCGGGAAAATTGCCGCCAATCGAGGAATTCACCAACAAGTACTACAATATGTCTGAAGGTGGAGAGGTTCGCGGAAGCTGGAACAGCGATAAACATTTCGATTACGTTGAGTCCCCCCAGCCTGCGGTTGACGGCGGCGATGGCAGCGCAAGCGTCACGCTCACGACCGAACAGGCAACCCTGCTCAAGGCGATGTCTGCCCGCACGAAGTCCGATCCACATTCTGACCCGCTGACCGGTGCCGAGCTGGGTGCCGGTAAGACTAAACCGTAATCGGTTTTGCCGGGCAGCCATAAACTGCCCGGCAATTCTCGTGCCCCATCGTTTCAGAGGTACGGACCATGTTCGAACTCGACGCGTTCCATCTGGCCAGAATTCAGTTCGCTTTTACCGTCTCGTTTCATATCCTTTTTCCTGCGATCACCATCGGCCTCGCCAGCTATCTGGTGGTGCTGGAGGGCATGTGGCTGCGTACAAAAAACGACGTCTGGCGATCGTTGTACCATTTCTGGCTCAAGATATTTGCCGTTAACTTCGGGATGGGTGTCGTTTCCGGCCTGGTCATGGCGTACCAGTTTGGCACCAACTGGAGCGGGTTCTCACAGTTCGCGGGCAGTATTACCGGCCCTCTTCTGACCTATGAAGTCTTAACCGCCTTCTTCCTTGAAGCCGGTTTCCTTGGCGTCATGATGTTCGGCTGGAATAAGGTCGGCCCGGGCCTGCACTTCTTTTCAACCTGCATGGTGGCGCTCGGCACGCTGATGTCGACCTTCTGGATCCTCGCGTCCAACAGCTGGATGCATACGCCGCAGGGCTTCACTATCGAGAACGGACAGGTTATTCCGCAGGACTGGCTGGCGATCGTCTTTAATCCCTCCTTCCCTTACCGCCTGATTCATATGGCTATCGCCGCGTTTCTGAGCAGCGCGCTGTTTGTCGGCGCGTCGGGCGCATGGCACCTGCTGCGCGGTAACGATACCCCCGCCGTCCGCACCATGTTTTCCATGGCGATGTGGATGGCGCTGCTGGTCGCTCCCATCCAGGCGGTCGTGGGCGATATGCACGGCCTGAACACGCTAGAGCATCAGCCGGCCAAAATTGCCGCCATTGAGGGACACTGGGAAAATCCGCCGGGCGAGGCCACCCCGCTGCTGCTGTTTGGCCTGCCGGATATGGAGGAGGAGCGCACCAAATACGGTCTGGAGATCCCCGCGCTTGGCAGCCTTATCCTGACCCACAGTCTGGATAAGCAGGTCCCGGCGCTGAAGGATTTTCCGAAAGAAGATCGCCCTAATTCGACCATCGTCTTCTGGTCGTTCCGCGTCATGGTGGGGATGGGGCTGCTGATGATTACCCTCGGGCTGATTAGCGTCTGGCTGCGCTATCGTCATCGACTTTTCCACTCTCGCCCGTTCCACTGGTTTGCCCTCTGCATGGGGCCTGCCGGGCTGCTGGCGCTGCTCGCCGGCTGGGTCACCACCGAGGTGGGCCGTCAGCCGTGGGTGGTCTACGGCTATCTGCGCACCATCGACGCGGTATCGCTGCACAGCACCCTGCAGATGAGCATCAGCCTGCTGGCGTTCTTCGTCGTCTACTCGTCGGTGTTTGGGGTGGGCTATGTTTACCTCATCCGGCTGATTAAGAAAGGACCGCAGCCTGTCGATACGCTGACGTCAAACACCTCGGGCACACCCGCCCGTCCGCTGTCTGCCGCTGAGTCTGTTCCTGAACAGGAGAGAAACTGATGGGCGTCGATATCTCAGTTATCTGGTTTGCCATCATCGTCTTTGCCACGCTGATGTACATCATCATGGATGGCTTTGATTTGGGCATCGGCCTGCTGTTTAACTTCGTGGGCGATGCGAAGGAGCGCGATGTGATGGTCAACAGCGTGGCGCCGGTCTGGGACGGCAACGAGACCTGGCTGGTGCTCGGTGGCGCAGGCCTGTTCGGCGCGTTTCCGCTGGCCTATGCGGTGATTATTGATGCGCTCACCATTCCTCTCACCGCGATGCTGATCGGCCTCATCTTCCGCGGCGTCGCCTTTGAGTTCCGCTTCAAAGCCACGCCGTCGCACCGCAAATTCTGGGACTACTCCTTTGCCGGCGGCTCTCTGCTCGCCACCTTCAGCCAGGGCGTGGTGGTGGGCGCCGTGATTAACGGCTTCGACGTTGAGGGGCGGCGTTTCGTCGGCTCCGCGCTTGACTGGCTCACCCCCTTTAACCTCTTCTGCGGCATCGGGCTGGTTGTGGCCTACACGCTGCTGGGCACCACCTGGCTCATCATGAAAAGCGAAGGCGCGCTGCAGGCCCGCATGCGCGAGCTGACCCGCCACGTGCTGCTGGCGCTGGTCGTGGTGATTGCGGTAGTGAGCATCTGGACGCCGCTCGGCTGGCAGTACGTGGCCGACCGCTGGTTTACCCTGCCCAACTTCTTCTGGTTCCTGCCGGTGCCTCTGCTGGTTGCGCTTTTCAGCGTGCTGATCTGGCGCCTGACCCGCAACCCGGCCAGCCACGCTCGCCCCTTCCTGCTGACGCTGGGGCTTATTTTCCTCGGGTTTAGCGGGCTCGGCATCAGCCTCTGGCCGAACATTATTCCGCCGCGCATCACCCTGTGGGAAGCCGCGGCCCCGCCTGCCAGCCAGCTGTTTATGCTGGTAGGCACGTTGCTGATTATTCCGGTGATCCTGGTGTACACCGCCTGGAGCTACTACGTCTTCCGGGGCAAAGTGTCGGATACTGAAGGCTATCACTGAGGAACGCTATGACCGACTGGCATACACGAGCCATTATTTATCAGATTGATACCGCGCTATTTTATGATTTGAACGGCGATGGCTGCGGGGACATCGCCGGGATCGCGGCCAAGCTGCGCTATATACGCCGCATGGGGGCGACGGTCATCTGGATCACCCCGTTTTACCTCACGCCCTTTCTCGATGAAGGCTACGACGTCAGCGACCACCTTCAGGTGGATCCCCGCTTCGGAAAGCTGGCCGATATCATCGCCTTTATCGAGCAGGCCCGCGAGCTGGGCATGCAGGTCATTATCGAGCTGCTGATCCAGCACACGTCGGACGCGCATCCCTGGTTCCAGCAGGCCCGCCGCAACCCGGCGTCACCCTATCGTGATTACTACCTCTGGTCGGATAACGACGAGGACGATACGCCCCCCATGTTTCCCGGCGTGGAAAAGAGCATCTGGAGCTGGGACGACGAGGCGGGACAATACTACCGGCACATGTTTTATCGCCACGAGCCGGATCTGAACCTCACCTCGCCCGCGGTGCTTAAAGAGATTGAAAACATCATCCTCTTCTGGCTCAAGCTGGGCGTGTCGGGATTTCGCCTCGATGCCGCGTCCCACCTCACCACCCAGGCAGGAAATGGTGATGAAAAAAAGGGTCTGTGGATCCTCGAACATATGCGGCGTCTTATCGAAGAGCGCAATCCGGACGCGATCCTGCTGGGCGAAGTTGACGTAGACGTTGAGGCCTATAAAGACTACTTCGGCAATAACGACCGTCTGAATCTGGTGCTCAATTTCTGGCTCAACAAGTATTTCTACGTCAGCCTGGCCCGCAAAAGCGCCCGCCCGCTGCGCAATGCGGTGAAGAAGATGATCGTCCCGCCTGACTCCTGCTGTTTTGCCAACTGGCTGCGCAATCACGACGAGCTGGATCTGGAAGGCATCAGTCAGAAAGACAAACAGTTTGTCCTCGATACCTTCGCCCCTGATGAGGAGATGAACGTCTATCAGCGCGGGATCCGCCGCCGCCTGGCGCCGATGCTCAACGGCGATCGGAAGCGGCTGGCGTTCTGCCACGCGGTGCTGTTTTCCCTGCCGGGTGTCCCGGTGATGCGCTACGGCGACGAGATAGGCATGGGTGACGACCTGGATCTGGAGGAGCGCTACGCCGTCCGCACCCCGATGCAGTGGGCAGGATCGCAAGGAGGTGGTTTCTCTGCAGCTGACCCGGAAAAGTTTATCGCGCCGATTATCGACCATGGCCCTTACCGCTATCAGAAAGTCAACGTCGCCGATTCGCTGCTTCACCACAACTCGCTCCTGCACCGGATCATCGATATTGCCACTACCCGCTCGGAGTTCCCCGAAATTGCCGTTGCGCCCTTTCGCATTATCACAATCGATGATGACGCGGTGCTGGGGCTTTATTACGAGACCGACGAGCGCAGCATCCTGACCTTCGTCAACTTCAGCGACCAGCCGGTGCAGTTCACCGCCAAAGGGATCCGCAACGCCACCTGGACCGCCTGTCTCGAGGACAAGCGCTACGATGACGCGCTGATTTGCGGTAAAACCGTTCAGCTCAGCCTTGGCGGCTACGGCTATCGCTGGTTCTGGACGCACCGTAGCGCGCTGCGCTGACTACGGTTTCCGGCGAGTTATCAGACGCGTCAGCACTATTCCCGCCACCGCGAGGGCGCCAAGGGCCACTTTCCCCGGCATGCCGGAGGTGACGGACGGCGCGCGGGTTTTCGCCTCGTCAGTAAAGCGGCCATGGATTTTATGCAGATCGTTAACCGGCTGGTCGAGGTAGTCCCGGCGATCCGGCGCGTTGAGATCGTCGGTCATCTGGCCTTCCCAGGCCTTTTTCACCATCAGCCGGTCAAGAAAACCGGGGAAGAAAAATTGCCCGACGATGGACTGGATGGTGCTGCTGCCAACCCACAGCTCGCGCACCGGCTTTTGCGCCACCCTGAAGATGGCGCTGGCGGCCACCTCAGGCTCAAAGACCGGCGGCACCGGGCGCATCGCCCAGGCGAACTTATTCCTCGCCCATTCGAACTGCGGGGTATTGAGCCCCGGCATCTGGACCATCGAAAGCTGAACCCGGCTGTTCTCATGCATCAGCTCGGTACGCACCGCATCGGTGAACCCACGGATCGCCGCTTTTGCCCCGCAGTAGG
This region of Enterobacter asburiae genomic DNA includes:
- the cydB gene encoding cytochrome d ubiquinol oxidase subunit II, with the protein product MGVDISVIWFAIIVFATLMYIIMDGFDLGIGLLFNFVGDAKERDVMVNSVAPVWDGNETWLVLGGAGLFGAFPLAYAVIIDALTIPLTAMLIGLIFRGVAFEFRFKATPSHRKFWDYSFAGGSLLATFSQGVVVGAVINGFDVEGRRFVGSALDWLTPFNLFCGIGLVVAYTLLGTTWLIMKSEGALQARMRELTRHVLLALVVVIAVVSIWTPLGWQYVADRWFTLPNFFWFLPVPLLVALFSVLIWRLTRNPASHARPFLLTLGLIFLGFSGLGISLWPNIIPPRITLWEAAAPPASQLFMLVGTLLIIPVILVYTAWSYYVFRGKVSDTEGYH
- a CDS encoding cytochrome ubiquinol oxidase subunit I is translated as MFELDAFHLARIQFAFTVSFHILFPAITIGLASYLVVLEGMWLRTKNDVWRSLYHFWLKIFAVNFGMGVVSGLVMAYQFGTNWSGFSQFAGSITGPLLTYEVLTAFFLEAGFLGVMMFGWNKVGPGLHFFSTCMVALGTLMSTFWILASNSWMHTPQGFTIENGQVIPQDWLAIVFNPSFPYRLIHMAIAAFLSSALFVGASGAWHLLRGNDTPAVRTMFSMAMWMALLVAPIQAVVGDMHGLNTLEHQPAKIAAIEGHWENPPGEATPLLLFGLPDMEEERTKYGLEIPALGSLILTHSLDKQVPALKDFPKEDRPNSTIVFWSFRVMVGMGLLMITLGLISVWLRYRHRLFHSRPFHWFALCMGPAGLLALLAGWVTTEVGRQPWVVYGYLRTIDAVSLHSTLQMSISLLAFFVVYSSVFGVGYVYLIRLIKKGPQPVDTLTSNTSGTPARPLSAAESVPEQERN
- a CDS encoding ferritin-like domain-containing protein, producing the protein MNMKSVEDVFIHLLSDTYSAEKQLTRALSKLARAASSEKLSAAFTAHLEETQGQIERIDQIVEQEDGIKLKRMKCVAMEGLIEEANEVIESTEKNEVRDAALIAAAQKVEHYEIASYGTLATLAEQLGYKKAVKLLAETLEEEKETDLKLTDLAVGNINQKAQK
- a CDS encoding alpha-amylase family protein — its product is MTDWHTRAIIYQIDTALFYDLNGDGCGDIAGIAAKLRYIRRMGATVIWITPFYLTPFLDEGYDVSDHLQVDPRFGKLADIIAFIEQARELGMQVIIELLIQHTSDAHPWFQQARRNPASPYRDYYLWSDNDEDDTPPMFPGVEKSIWSWDDEAGQYYRHMFYRHEPDLNLTSPAVLKEIENIILFWLKLGVSGFRLDAASHLTTQAGNGDEKKGLWILEHMRRLIEERNPDAILLGEVDVDVEAYKDYFGNNDRLNLVLNFWLNKYFYVSLARKSARPLRNAVKKMIVPPDSCCFANWLRNHDELDLEGISQKDKQFVLDTFAPDEEMNVYQRGIRRRLAPMLNGDRKRLAFCHAVLFSLPGVPVMRYGDEIGMGDDLDLEERYAVRTPMQWAGSQGGGFSAADPEKFIAPIIDHGPYRYQKVNVADSLLHHNSLLHRIIDIATTRSEFPEIAVAPFRIITIDDDAVLGLYYETDERSILTFVNFSDQPVQFTAKGIRNATWTACLEDKRYDDALICGKTVQLSLGGYGYRWFWTHRSALR
- a CDS encoding manganese catalase family protein produces the protein MFRHVKQLQYTVRVAEPNPGLANLLLEQFGGPQGELAAACRYFTQGLSDDDPGRKDMLMDIATEELSHLEIIGTLVGMLNKGAKGALAEGVENEAELYRSMTENGNDSHITSLLYGGGTPLTNSAGVPWTAAYVDTIGEPTADLRSNVAAEARAKIIYERLINVTDDPGVKDALAFLMTREAAHQLSFEKALQSIRNNFPPGKLPPIEEFTNKYYNMSEGGEVRGSWNSDKHFDYVESPQPAVDGGDGSASVTLTTEQATLLKAMSARTKSDPHSDPLTGAELGAGKTKP
- a CDS encoding general stress protein, which encodes MAEHRGCSGNFAEDREKASEAGRKGGQHSGGNFKNDPQRASEAGKKGGQNSHGGGRKSDNS
- a CDS encoding SDR family oxidoreductase — translated: MAVIVITGGTAGVGKATALHFAKAGYDVGLIARDEASLHSTQEELRRFGVNAHAVQADVADSQAVVDAANEIEYRLGAIDVWVNNAMGAILAPFRTLTPDEFRRVTEVTYLGYVNGTRAALELMVPRDRGVIIQVGSALAYRSIPLQSAYCGAKAAIRGFTDAVRTELMHENSRVQLSMVQMPGLNTPQFEWARNKFAWAMRPVPPVFEPEVAASAIFRVAQKPVRELWVGSSTIQSIVGQFFFPGFLDRLMVKKAWEGQMTDDLNAPDRRDYLDQPVNDLHKIHGRFTDEAKTRAPSVTSGMPGKVALGALAVAGIVLTRLITRRKP
- a CDS encoding ferritin-like domain-containing protein, with the protein product MNHVEHYHDWLRDAHAMEKQAESMLESMASRIDNYPDVRARIEQHINETKRQITLLEEILDRNDISRSVLKDSMSKMAALGQSIGGMFPSDEIVKGSISGYVFEQFEIACYTSLLAAAKKAGDTASVPAIETILAEEREMADWLIRHIPQTTEQFLLRSDASGVEAKK